A genomic window from Candidatus Pelagisphaera phototrophica includes:
- a CDS encoding NADH-quinone oxidoreductase subunit A, with protein MEVSDFAPILVQIAFAAGLAGVILTASHLFGQRGSKGSIKNSAYECGIKSEGKTSTRFSVKFYVTAMLFILFDIEVLFLIPWVLVYRDFIANSLPILGPILFFLTVLVVGLFYEIKKGGLDWEK; from the coding sequence ATGGAGGTTTCGGATTTCGCCCCAATATTAGTTCAGATCGCTTTCGCAGCGGGGCTTGCGGGCGTTATCTTAACGGCTAGCCATCTATTTGGTCAGCGGGGCTCGAAAGGGAGTATTAAAAATTCCGCATACGAGTGCGGGATAAAGTCAGAGGGAAAAACCAGCACGAGGTTCTCGGTCAAATTTTATGTGACCGCGATGCTCTTCATTCTTTTCGATATAGAAGTGTTGTTCCTGATTCCCTGGGTTTTGGTTTATCGCGATTTCATCGCCAACAGTCTGCCCATTTTGGGGCCGATACTTTTTTTCCTTACGGTTTTGGTGGTTGGGCTTTTTTACGAAATCAAAAAGGGCGGACTCGATTGGGAAAAATAG
- a CDS encoding ATP-dependent Clp protease proteolytic subunit produces the protein MCQFQILIRFVFIAVLLAGSKVAGQSELEPLVVEASKGADAGDADQSPEKESSSEATSKVTEGSEDGADPKEEARKAEVKALNGERELIQARMSLRAEKFKEEIAALKEEKELLALENSLARERLSQDLAELKAENERLSVEMDALNKEISLAGLESKKALTEELAALKLEEERLILSNSILAKKMEGELTGLRLEDTRLKLKRTTLDIEVAELQAKLSMKEKGDLVDSIVYRDGETMYLQEPFVDGVLHVSDRRIALNGPIWSGLADYVSERVNFFNNESVEYPIFLVIDSSPGGSVMSGYKILKSMHGSMAPVFVVVKSYAASMAASIATLAERSYSYPNAVILHHQISWGVSGNLTQQREFLEEAEEWWRRVARPVAEKMDLTLDEFIALMYDKNSDGDWREFGDRAQELKWIDQVVDRIWEMSVDKNPDRFGRSFIFAEGTLEESLDEEGKPFMALPRLEPFDFYYLYNPDQYYRLR, from the coding sequence ATGTGCCAATTTCAGATTCTTATTCGATTTGTTTTCATTGCGGTTTTGTTGGCCGGTAGTAAAGTAGCTGGTCAAAGCGAGCTTGAGCCGCTGGTCGTAGAGGCAAGCAAGGGCGCAGACGCCGGAGACGCAGACCAATCTCCAGAGAAGGAGTCGAGTTCCGAAGCAACCTCCAAGGTAACGGAAGGTAGTGAAGACGGGGCCGATCCAAAAGAAGAGGCGCGCAAGGCGGAAGTGAAGGCGTTGAACGGTGAGCGCGAGTTGATTCAAGCTCGGATGTCTTTACGGGCGGAGAAGTTCAAGGAAGAGATAGCGGCACTGAAAGAAGAAAAGGAGCTTTTAGCTTTAGAAAATTCTTTAGCGAGGGAGAGATTGAGCCAGGATCTGGCAGAGCTGAAGGCGGAAAACGAGCGATTGAGTGTCGAAATGGATGCGTTAAACAAGGAAATATCGCTGGCTGGTCTAGAGTCTAAAAAAGCGCTTACGGAAGAGCTAGCGGCTCTAAAGCTGGAGGAGGAGCGTCTGATTCTCTCCAATTCAATTTTGGCGAAAAAGATGGAAGGGGAACTGACCGGGCTCAGGCTTGAGGACACGCGTCTCAAGCTGAAACGGACCACGTTGGACATCGAGGTCGCTGAATTGCAAGCGAAGCTTTCCATGAAGGAAAAGGGCGATCTAGTCGACAGTATCGTATACAGGGATGGGGAGACCATGTACCTGCAAGAGCCTTTTGTGGATGGGGTTCTGCATGTCAGTGACCGAAGAATCGCCCTAAACGGACCAATATGGAGTGGCTTAGCTGATTACGTTAGCGAGCGGGTCAACTTTTTCAACAATGAGAGCGTAGAATATCCCATATTCCTCGTAATCGATTCATCGCCAGGTGGCTCAGTTATGTCTGGGTACAAGATTTTGAAATCGATGCATGGAAGCATGGCGCCAGTATTCGTCGTCGTTAAATCCTACGCCGCAAGTATGGCAGCCAGTATCGCCACACTGGCGGAGCGTTCCTACAGCTATCCCAATGCTGTGATTCTCCATCATCAGATCAGTTGGGGAGTTAGCGGGAACCTAACTCAGCAACGAGAATTTTTAGAGGAGGCGGAAGAGTGGTGGCGCCGTGTTGCCCGACCGGTTGCAGAGAAGATGGATCTCACGCTAGACGAGTTTATAGCTTTAATGTACGACAAGAATTCAGATGGCGACTGGCGGGAGTTCGGTGACCGGGCGCAGGAGCTGAAGTGGATCGATCAGGTAGTAGACCGAATTTGGGAAATGTCGGTAGACAAGAATCCGGACCGATTCGGCCGAAGCTTCATTTTTGCCGAAGGCACTCTGGAGGAAAGTCTTGATGAGGAGGGCAAACCGTTTATGGCCCTTCCTCGGCTTGAGCCATTCGATTTTTACTATTTGTACAATCCAGATCAGTACTATCGGCTTCGTTAA
- the hisG gene encoding ATP phosphoribosyltransferase, with the protein MFGLPKGSLEEPTIRLFAKAGWNIRKSSRSYKPSFDDAELDGRFVRSQEISRYVDHGFFDVGLCGYDWIVENGSDVVEVCDLVYSRASNRPSYWVLAVPEDSPIKTVGDLQCKRIATEVVNLTRRFLADKGVEAEIEFSWGATEVKVPDMVDAIVDLTETGNSLIANKLRIVETLLKTNTKLIANKESWANPIKRQKIENIAMMLQAALEATDKVGLKLNAPKDSMEHILKILPALRNPTVNRLSDEGWSAVEVILSEKDVRDIIPKLKELGAEGIIEYPLNKVVY; encoded by the coding sequence ATGTTTGGGTTGCCAAAAGGCAGCCTTGAAGAGCCAACGATTCGGCTATTCGCGAAAGCGGGTTGGAATATCCGAAAGAGTTCCCGTTCCTATAAGCCGAGCTTCGACGACGCTGAATTGGACGGCCGATTTGTTAGAAGCCAGGAGATCAGCCGCTATGTAGATCACGGATTTTTTGACGTGGGTCTTTGTGGGTACGACTGGATCGTGGAGAATGGGTCTGATGTTGTGGAAGTTTGCGACTTAGTATATAGTCGGGCATCCAACCGACCTTCCTACTGGGTGCTGGCAGTTCCAGAAGACTCGCCCATAAAGACAGTTGGAGATTTGCAATGTAAGCGTATTGCTACGGAAGTAGTGAATCTGACTCGCAGGTTTCTGGCTGACAAAGGGGTCGAGGCGGAGATCGAATTTTCCTGGGGGGCGACTGAGGTGAAGGTACCCGACATGGTAGACGCTATTGTTGATTTGACGGAGACGGGTAATTCATTGATCGCGAACAAGCTTCGTATCGTTGAGACCTTGTTAAAAACCAACACCAAGTTGATCGCCAACAAGGAGAGTTGGGCCAATCCGATAAAGCGGCAAAAAATCGAAAATATCGCGATGATGCTTCAAGCCGCTCTCGAAGCGACCGATAAGGTGGGTTTGAAGCTGAACGCTCCCAAGGATAGCATGGAGCACATCCTCAAGATCCTTCCGGCCTTGCGAAACCCTACGGTTAACCGTTTGAGCGATGAAGGCTGGTCCGCGGTCGAGGTGATTTTGAGTGAAAAGGATGTTCGCGACATCATACCGAAGCTAAAAGAGCTCGGAGCGGAAGGAATCATTGAATATCCGCTCAACAAGGTTGTCTACTGA
- a CDS encoding PTS sugar transporter subunit IIA has product MRLDKYFSRKRVLELESDSLEGCLKELIKSCNASFKDLGRKKNLLSGLLRREATMTTYLGNGVALPHLRIKMKRRYVFAFGRCKVGISHDGPKKEEKIHLIILMLAGESTQNYLKVLADVARLVKDKAFIDDLVGTPDLDALCDELLLGFGGMQATAAKRSESSINKLIFNQAMRIAKGANCDFIAVFGDVMSSDRLNPHEGFADFKSILVTKRAKEGKVEASSFDNIIQVRAFSKGRLAQTRSAFLVGITRGIIGVNDKICCVGGIPGSDQFDTIVVIDLRSEFRALLADQESFLPPDILPEVLERVIGIAMELSVEGREGHTVGTLFVVGATKAVEELTKPLVLNPFYGYKEEECNVLSPFMDETVKEYSGLDGAFVIRGDGVLISAGTLIHAPEYLHMLPSGFGSRHAAAAAVSVATECLAIVVSASNGQVTIFRNGIALPLMEKSFDG; this is encoded by the coding sequence ATGCGACTAGACAAATACTTCTCTCGAAAACGTGTATTGGAACTAGAAAGCGATTCGCTCGAAGGGTGTTTGAAGGAGCTGATCAAGTCCTGCAATGCTAGTTTTAAGGATTTAGGCCGAAAAAAGAACCTTCTCTCAGGACTTCTCCGGAGAGAGGCGACGATGACGACTTATTTGGGTAACGGTGTCGCATTGCCTCATTTGCGGATAAAGATGAAGCGTCGCTACGTCTTTGCGTTCGGCCGTTGCAAAGTTGGCATCTCCCATGACGGACCCAAAAAAGAGGAGAAGATCCACTTAATCATCCTCATGCTGGCTGGCGAAAGCACTCAGAACTATTTGAAGGTCCTCGCGGACGTAGCCCGCTTGGTAAAGGACAAGGCTTTTATTGATGATTTGGTTGGCACGCCAGACTTGGATGCGCTCTGCGATGAACTATTACTTGGATTTGGCGGAATGCAGGCAACTGCAGCCAAGCGTAGTGAGAGTTCGATCAATAAGCTCATATTCAATCAGGCTATGCGAATCGCTAAGGGGGCCAATTGTGATTTCATCGCAGTTTTTGGAGATGTGATGAGTTCGGATAGATTGAATCCTCACGAAGGTTTCGCCGACTTTAAGTCCATTCTCGTGACGAAGCGGGCCAAGGAGGGGAAAGTGGAGGCATCCTCGTTCGATAACATCATACAAGTTCGAGCTTTCTCAAAAGGCCGGCTTGCTCAGACTCGTTCCGCATTTCTCGTTGGAATCACTCGAGGAATTATTGGGGTGAATGACAAGATATGCTGCGTGGGAGGAATCCCCGGAAGCGATCAGTTCGATACGATTGTGGTAATCGATCTACGTAGTGAATTTCGAGCATTGCTCGCAGATCAAGAAAGCTTCCTCCCCCCCGATATATTGCCGGAAGTCCTCGAACGCGTGATCGGCATTGCGATGGAGTTGTCGGTTGAGGGTAGGGAAGGCCATACGGTGGGCACGCTGTTTGTAGTCGGGGCCACCAAAGCGGTGGAGGAATTGACGAAGCCGCTCGTTCTGAATCCCTTTTACGGCTACAAAGAGGAAGAGTGCAATGTTCTCAGCCCTTTCATGGACGAGACCGTCAAAGAGTATTCCGGTCTAGATGGCGCTTTCGTGATTCGGGGCGATGGAGTACTTATTTCTGCTGGAACGCTTATTCACGCACCGGAATATCTTCATATGCTCCCAAGTGGATTCGGCTCCCGACATGCGGCAGCTGCCGCGGTCTCCGTTGCAACGGAATGCCTCGCTATCGTGGTATCGGCCAGTAACGGACAGGTAACGATTTTCAGAAACGGGATCGCTCTTCCGCTCATGGAAAAGTCGTTTGACGGCTAG
- the hemF gene encoding oxygen-dependent coproporphyrinogen oxidase, with translation MPSVSLEALQSVKSYMLSLQSSVCDGIESLEDSGNRFISDDWTREAGGGGTTRVLEGGETFEKAGVNFSHVMGNELPASATASRPELAGRAFHATGVSIVVHPKNPYVPTSHANVRYFYAPAKSSDETDVWWFGGGFDLTPYYGFKEDAIDWHKASKAACDRFGSETYQTFKSTCDSYFYIKHRKEPRGIGGLFYDDYNSGGFENAFALTQNIGNHFCKAYLPIVARRKDHQYGERERSFQAYRRGRYVEFNLVYDRGTLFGLQSGGRTESILMSLPSNVSWRYNYSPEPGTPEADLYEYFLRPRDWANETP, from the coding sequence ATGCCTTCAGTGAGTTTAGAAGCCCTGCAAAGTGTCAAATCCTATATGCTTTCTCTTCAAAGTAGCGTGTGCGACGGAATTGAGTCCCTTGAGGACTCTGGCAACCGTTTTATTAGCGACGACTGGACGCGAGAGGCCGGGGGCGGAGGAACAACCCGTGTATTGGAAGGCGGAGAGACTTTCGAAAAGGCTGGGGTCAATTTTTCACACGTTATGGGAAACGAGCTACCCGCTTCTGCCACAGCGAGCCGTCCAGAACTAGCGGGAAGAGCCTTTCACGCCACCGGGGTTTCGATCGTAGTACATCCAAAAAATCCCTACGTCCCAACTTCGCATGCTAACGTGCGCTATTTCTACGCCCCAGCAAAGTCGAGCGATGAAACGGATGTCTGGTGGTTCGGAGGGGGATTCGACCTTACCCCATATTACGGCTTCAAAGAGGACGCTATCGATTGGCATAAAGCCTCAAAAGCGGCCTGTGACCGCTTCGGATCCGAAACCTACCAGACATTCAAATCCACCTGTGACTCGTACTTCTACATTAAACACAGAAAAGAGCCCCGTGGAATTGGAGGACTATTCTATGATGACTACAATTCCGGTGGATTCGAGAACGCGTTTGCTCTGACCCAGAATATTGGAAACCACTTCTGCAAAGCCTACCTCCCTATCGTTGCCAGACGTAAGGACCATCAATACGGAGAACGGGAACGATCTTTCCAAGCTTACCGGCGGGGAAGATATGTTGAGTTCAACCTCGTTTATGACAGGGGAACTCTTTTTGGACTTCAAAGCGGTGGAAGAACGGAATCCATACTGATGTCCCTTCCGAGTAATGTATCATGGAGGTACAACTACAGTCCTGAACCAGGAACTCCCGAAGCAGATCTTTATGAATACTTCCTTAGACCACG
- the rpsA gene encoding 30S ribosomal protein S1: MSSIMEELLAQTTFDKLKEGSIIKGAITEIRQVEVVVDIGGKSEGLISASEFSDLGDLQIGEEIEIFLEKLEDRDGNPILSFDKAEQKKNWENIITKCEEGSIVQGRVKGKVKGGLIVGMGVDAFLPASHIDIQPPKNLDQYLGQTYDYKVLKINLERKNIVLSRRELIEEQRSSKRRELLDKINPGDVVKGIVKNITDFGAFIDLDGMDGLLHITDMSWGRISHPSEMLKQGEEIDVMIIEINREKERVSLGLKQTKSNPWDSIENRYPIGAHVAGKVVNLVPYGAFIEIEEGVEGLVHVTEMSWTKRITKPSDLLKVGDDVEAVVLGIQKDEEKISLGIRQLDPNPWDMVVHNYPVGAHVHGKVRNITTYGAFIELEEGIDGMVHVSDMSWTRKINHPSEVLKKSDEIDAIVLDVDTSNQRISLGVKQLTDDPWADIDGRFRIGDVVTGTISKITSFGAFVELQDHIDGLVHISQISEERIEKIKDSLNIGDGVTARVIKIDREERRIGLSIKAANYDEEQLAAETQTYDNMKDGGDLMNLGDILDQATK, encoded by the coding sequence ATGAGTTCTATAATGGAAGAACTTCTCGCCCAGACCACCTTTGACAAGCTCAAGGAAGGATCTATTATCAAGGGTGCGATCACTGAAATCCGCCAAGTCGAAGTCGTTGTCGATATCGGCGGTAAATCTGAAGGCCTCATTTCTGCATCGGAATTCTCCGATCTCGGTGACCTCCAAATTGGCGAGGAAATTGAGATTTTTCTGGAAAAGCTTGAGGATCGGGATGGAAATCCCATTCTGTCATTTGACAAGGCTGAGCAAAAGAAGAATTGGGAGAATATCATTACTAAATGCGAAGAGGGCTCAATTGTCCAAGGTCGCGTTAAGGGAAAAGTTAAGGGCGGCTTGATCGTCGGCATGGGAGTGGACGCATTCTTGCCGGCATCGCATATCGATATACAGCCTCCTAAGAATTTGGACCAGTACCTTGGCCAAACTTACGACTACAAAGTTCTTAAAATCAACCTAGAGAGAAAGAACATCGTTCTCTCACGCCGTGAACTAATTGAAGAGCAGCGATCTTCCAAGCGCCGCGAACTTCTCGATAAGATCAACCCGGGCGACGTAGTTAAGGGTATCGTTAAGAACATCACTGATTTTGGAGCTTTCATCGACCTCGATGGAATGGACGGATTGCTTCACATTACTGATATGAGCTGGGGCCGGATCTCGCATCCGAGCGAAATGCTCAAACAGGGAGAGGAAATCGACGTGATGATTATCGAAATCAATCGCGAAAAAGAGCGGGTTTCACTCGGTCTTAAACAGACTAAGTCCAATCCATGGGACAGCATTGAAAACCGCTATCCCATTGGGGCTCACGTTGCTGGCAAGGTCGTCAATTTGGTACCTTATGGTGCGTTCATCGAAATCGAAGAAGGGGTTGAAGGACTGGTTCACGTAACAGAAATGTCGTGGACAAAACGCATTACCAAGCCGAGCGATCTCCTAAAGGTGGGAGACGATGTTGAAGCAGTGGTTCTTGGAATTCAGAAGGACGAAGAGAAAATCTCGCTTGGCATTCGCCAGTTGGATCCGAATCCATGGGATATGGTGGTTCACAATTATCCAGTGGGCGCCCATGTTCATGGCAAGGTTCGGAATATTACTACCTACGGCGCGTTCATCGAGCTGGAGGAGGGAATTGACGGAATGGTTCACGTTTCGGACATGTCTTGGACGCGGAAGATCAACCATCCAAGTGAAGTCCTAAAGAAGAGCGACGAAATCGATGCAATCGTATTGGATGTCGATACTTCGAACCAGCGTATTTCTCTCGGCGTTAAGCAGCTTACAGATGATCCATGGGCAGACATTGATGGTCGCTTCCGTATAGGTGACGTGGTTACAGGAACGATCTCGAAAATTACTTCGTTTGGGGCGTTTGTTGAGCTTCAGGACCATATTGATGGACTAGTTCACATTAGCCAGATCAGCGAAGAACGGATCGAGAAGATCAAGGACTCGCTAAATATCGGTGACGGGGTCACGGCCCGCGTAATCAAGATCGATCGCGAAGAACGTCGTATCGGATTAAGCATCAAGGCGGCTAATTACGATGAAGAGCAGCTTGCCGCAGAAACCCAGACTTACGATAATATGAAGGATGGCGGCGACTTGATGAACCTCGGAGATATTCTCGATCAGGCGACCAAGTAG
- a CDS encoding response regulator transcription factor: MPSKPKPLVLIVEDEAELANVIAEHLEATGMQTQICNRCALAMRFLKNNFANIILLDLTLPDQNGFAFMEDLKCEDINIPTIFLTGNDSEISKVKGLELGADDYVTKPFSAPELVARIHAVLRRAEVANDFNVTKNVKLTDSPFIFNTASINPTTMEISFTDGEIVAIGRKEIGILSYFYDNPQTIITRKNLIHSVWGIHADIRSRSLDQYIVKIRDLFKRKDVPLDNLKTIHGIGYQYEPLKAAKAPLVD; encoded by the coding sequence ATGCCTAGTAAACCCAAGCCATTAGTTCTAATCGTAGAAGACGAAGCAGAGCTCGCGAACGTCATTGCGGAACACCTCGAAGCAACAGGGATGCAAACCCAGATTTGCAATCGATGTGCTCTGGCAATGCGATTTCTGAAAAACAATTTCGCCAACATCATTTTGTTAGACCTTACGCTTCCAGACCAGAACGGGTTTGCGTTTATGGAAGACTTAAAGTGCGAGGACATCAACATCCCCACCATCTTTCTAACTGGTAATGATTCTGAAATCTCGAAGGTGAAAGGGCTCGAACTGGGAGCAGACGATTACGTCACCAAGCCATTTAGCGCGCCGGAACTTGTTGCTCGTATTCATGCCGTACTTCGAAGAGCAGAGGTCGCCAACGACTTCAACGTAACGAAGAACGTGAAACTCACTGACTCGCCCTTCATTTTCAATACGGCTTCCATCAATCCCACCACAATGGAAATCTCCTTTACGGACGGAGAAATTGTGGCTATCGGCCGCAAGGAAATCGGTATCCTTTCCTACTTCTATGATAATCCCCAAACGATCATCACGCGCAAAAATTTGATACACTCGGTTTGGGGAATTCACGCGGACATCCGCAGTCGCTCTCTCGACCAATACATCGTGAAAATCAGAGATCTGTTTAAGCGTAAGGACGTACCCTTGGACAATCTCAAGACTATCCACGGAATTGGCTATCAATACGAGCCGCTCAAAGCTGCGAAGGCTCCACTAGTCGATTAG